The following proteins come from a genomic window of Alnus glutinosa chromosome 10, dhAlnGlut1.1, whole genome shotgun sequence:
- the LOC133879145 gene encoding uncharacterized protein LOC133879145: MWLANGIYYDLLLLENQLPFFVLEKLYMFAFNDSSGRNHREEGKQVEEHKKDLMKQDAPFVKLSLNYFKSHDEKKQSVVGEELRHFTDLLRYLFCPQDMERHWTRKMEQWRREEGCMGSSKNKKRRESSTQFCATKLDDARLEFKAKDDRRLLDIRLPGCSGRFPCCALSCLVPCLPCLTCLICFPSLTCLLACFGYPMHIFKFPQLVIDRNTEAIFRNLMTLEQCHYPSKTYICSYVLLLDRLIDTEEDVDLLVDKKVIVHHLGCNAEVATLINKLGDQIVATTPSYFDDITQKLNDHCEFPLNQILAILKREYFPNIFRGTATIVGLIVLGFTLWDFIRSTNNK; the protein is encoded by the coding sequence ATGTGGCTGGCAAATGGTATATACTATGACTTGTTATTACTTGAGAATCAActtcctttttttgttcttgagaaattatatatgtttgcCTTCAATGACTCTTCCGGTCGCAACCATCGCGAAGAAGGCAAACAAGTTGAGGAACACAAAAAGGACCTGATGAAACAGGATGCTCCATTTGTCAAGCTTTCCCTCAATTACTTTAAAAGCCATGATGAAAAGAAACAGTCCGTAGTCGGTGAGGAACTAAGGCATTTCACAGATTTGCTAAGATATTTGTTCTGTCCACAAGACATGGAAAGGCACTGGACGCGTAAAATGGAACAGTGGAGGCGTGAAGAAGGATGTATGGgttcatccaaaaataaaaaacgaaggGAGTCCAGTACTCAATTCTGTGCCACAAAGCTTGACGATGCAAGATTGGAATTCAAAGCTAAAGATGATAGACGCTTACTTGACATAAGACTCCCTGGGTGCTCGGGACGCTTTCCATGCTGCGCTTTGTCATGCCTCGTTCCTTGCTTACCATGCTTGACCTGCTTGATCTGCTTTCCGAGCTTGACATGCTTACTTGCGTGCTTCGGATACCCTATGCATATTTTCAAATTCCCACAACTTGTGATAGACCGCAATACTGAAGCTATATTCCGAAACCTCATGACTTTGGAGCAATGTCATTATCCATCTAAAACTTACATTTGCAGTTATGTTTTGCTATTGGACCGTCTTATTGACACTGAAGAAGATGTGGATTTGCTTGTTGATAAAAAGGTCATTGTTCACCACCTCGGTTGCAACGCTGAAGTGGCGACTCTAATTAACAAACTAGGAGATCAGATTGTGGCAACTACACCCTCTTATTTCGATGATATCACCCAAAAGCTTAATGACCACTGTGAGTTCCCTTTGAATCAAATCTTGGCAATCCTGAAAAGAGAGTATTTCCCCAATATTTTTAGAGGCACAGCAACTATTGTTGGACTTATTGTCCTGGGTTTCACTCTCTGGGATTTCATTAGGTCTACTAACAATAAGTAG